The window CAGGGAATTAGACAGCCGGAGTTTTCCATCTGTTTCGTCTCAAGTTCACTGGACCAAAAGCAATGTGTCCGAGCTATAAAGCAATCTTTACAGGGTCATCTCTGGGGGCTCTCCAGCGCAGGTGAATTCAACGGTATTCAAGAGACGATGACTTGTGGAGGTATTTTTCTCCTCGCCGTTGAACCCCTGGGAGATGTCCTCCTCTCTAACGTGGCCATGGGAAAGATGGACGATGAATACCCGGAAAAATCGGCCAAAGAAGTCGTAGATTGCGCTTTTGAAGGGTTAAAGTTTAATCCGGAACTCCTTTACCTAGGCCTATCGGGAAGAAAGCCTTCAGAAATGCTTAAAGCAACCCCTTTTTCTCTTCTCATAGCCCATTCTCATATCGGATCTGAAGAGAAATGTTTAAAAGGCGTCTGTGAATTTGTTGGTCGAGGAGTCAGGATAGTCGGCGGTAGCGGTGCCGATGCTCTTTACCTGGAGCGAGTTACAGAAACCTACTGTTATGCCGAAGAAAGAGCTGAAAAAAATGCCTTGTCCGTTCTTGCTCTCGCCTCAACCCTGAAAAACGGAGTAGGTATAGCTAACGCTTTTCAGCCCATCGCCGGCAAGGGGGCCTTCGTTACGGAAAGTTCGGGAAGAGTTGTCTATTCGTTAAACAACAGGATCGCAGCCGATGTGTACACGGAACTGACGCAATCTGCCGGCTGGCAAGAAGCCTCAAAAGCTTTTAACAGTCATCCCTTTGGGATAGTCGAACCGGTAAGTGGCTATTGGCATGTCCATAGTCCAGCCGCAATTCAAAAGGACGGCTCTATAGTTTTCTTCTCTGAAATTCCTCAAGGCTCCGGAGTCTCACTTCTTGAAGCTAACCCGCAGAGCCGTATAGAGTCCGTTCGAATAGCTGTGCAAAGAGCCATAGCTGACGCGGGATATCCCCGCAAAATTGCCGCTTTGGTCTTTTTTAACTGCATTCTTTGCCATCAACAGTCTGAAAGATTGCAAACGGCAAGCGCGGAAGTCAAAGCCGTCAAGGAACTCGTTGGGGAAACTGTTCCTCTGATTGGAGCTTCAACTTACGGGGAGACCGGCTATACCCTTTCGGGAACGGTAGGCCACCATAACCAAACTACCACGGTATGGGTTTTGGGGGATGAACCGATAACCCGTTAGATTATTGGCAATATTTTCTTTCCTCTCCGTTCTTTCGAAGATATTTTGAGCCTATCGTTTTTTCATATGCAAAAGAATGGAGGACGCTGGGTTTTTTGTTTTTTCTATTGCTACCTGATCCTTATGCTTTCTTCCCTTCCCGGGACAACGGTTGCTCAAATTACATTCAATCTTTCCGATAAACTCCTTCATGTTGTCGCCTATACGGGTCTTGGATTTCTCTTTAGCTGGGCTTCAACTCGAACTATCCAAGGGGTAATTTTAACAGCCCTTTTTGGTGCCCTCGACGAAAACTACCAGAGAATGGTTCCTGGAAGGGAATGCGACCTTTACGACTGGTTTGCCGACTGCCTTGGAGCGGCCGTCGGATCAACTGTTTACTTGGGGTTATTCCGGTTTTTTTATTCTAGGAAAAAAAGATTACCCCAGGCCGATGGCATAAACATAAAAAACAGATAAAGAAACTCAATCCCCTTTATCTTCAGCATTGATTTCAAGGAGATGGCCATCGGGATCGAACAAGAAAATTTGGGGAAAACCGGCTCGACTCTCTAAGTTGACCAATAACCTTTGAGTAGGATCGGGGTGATCTTCTTTGTATCCGTTTGTCCTCAACCATTGCAATGCCTTTTGAATGTTTTTTACTCGAAAAGCAACATGCTGTTGCTGGGGGTTTATGACCAGGCTTGATGTTCGTTGTTTTTCTTCCCTCTCGATTAAGTGCAGTTGCTGGGTTCCCACTTTAAACCAAGCTCCTTTAAAAGGAAAGGAAGGTCTTTCAATCGGTTGAAGTCCAAGCAGCTGAGTATAAAACCGGATAGATATATCCAGATCATTTACGGTCAAAGTGACATGATGGATAGAACCTATTGCAATCATAGAAAAAAATCTTGTTTTTAATCCCTATTAACTATAGGCTAAAACCATCCACGTAAAGTTTTAACCCTCTATAAAAAACTATGAAATGCTGGTTTTGTGAAGAAGAAGCAAGAGGGACATGCGCCGCCTGCGGGCGAGCCCTTTGCCACAGCCATGCCCATATTCACGATGAAATGACCCTAGCTAAATCCGATACCAGTACGGGTTACAGTAGTTACTACAATGTTTATGGAGCTCTAAAGTGTTCTGAATGTAGACTGGAATGGCGCTCCTTTAAGCCCGGTGGATGAGAGAATAAAAGCTTAACCCAAGGCTAATTGTCTTATTTTTAAAGACAAGTTCCACCTTCCCGGCATTTCTTCATACCACCATTGAGGGATCGTTTTCACCACGTCGAGTTTTCTACGAAAACCAAATTCGAATCCGGCGGGAATCAATATGCCTTCACTCTGTTCATAAGCCCGTTGCAATTTTAATAACGCTTCTTCATAGGATGCACACCTTTGGGTATCATGACTTTCAGGAAAACCTACAAGCTTAATGGATTCTTTCTCAAAAAGAGCCCTCTGCTCCGGCCACCAGGGCTGCTGTCCATCCCACCAAAAAATGGAACTCGCCATAAAATCAAAACCGCTTTTAGCTACCTTAACGACCTCTTCAGGAGGGCAACCTAGGGCTTCACCAAAGAATTGAACATCGGGATTGACCGAATGGGCGTGAGCAATAAGTTCTTTCCAGATCTCTTGAGGAACCCCGTAAGCATAATCAGCTCGAAATCCATCTACGCCTATCCATAGCCAATATTCGATCACCGATTTTAAATAATCGATAAGGTGGGGATTGGAAAAGTTAAATTGGGCTAGATCTTTCCAACTAATCCACTGGCCGTTGTCTATACAGCCCGGATTCTTGGGATGATCTCCCTCCCAAATGAACCAATCTGGATGTTCATTGACCAAGGGAGAATCGATGGCAACATGATTAGCTACGAGATCAAGCCAGACCAGGATGCCCTCGCCATGACAGCGGTTTAAAAATTCTTTAAACTGTTCTATCGATCCGTATTCGGGAGAAATAGCCTTGGGATTTAAAATCGAATAAAGGCTGTGAGAGGCTCCAGAAGGACTGATCGGGTTAATGAATAGGACTTTAAAACCCATCCAGATGATTCGATCAAGATGATTTTGCCAATTTTCAATTTTGCCCAGGAGCCGAGGGAAGATGTTATAAATCCATACCTTCTTCTTTTTTTTATCAATCGGTGTTCGTTCTTTTTCCATAGAACAATCCCATCCTGGATTTACCTTTATAAAGGAAAGTTTCCGCCTTGTTCAATCCCGTTTTAAAAGCTTTCTGTCGGGCTTTAAGGCATTATCCTGTAAGCACGTTCTATAAGCTCGTAAAGCTGCGGGAGCCAGGAATCCCCCCAAAAGAGATAACAGCTTGTTTCCGCCTGGAGAACTAATTTTCGGACTTCACCGAGTTTTCTTTTAAACTCAAGATCGCTCGTTGCCTTTTGGCTTTTAGATCTTTCCCAATACCGTGCAGCGAGTTTGTATATCTGCTCCAAAGCTTTTTTCTGAGCCGAAGTGCCTGTCCATTGAGAAAAATCGTATCCGGAAGTCGAACCGACGTTCCAAGCCCCCGTGCGCACCTCTACCTTTTCAACGGGTGGATACTCTGCAATAAACTGGCTTAACAAAACCGGCTCAATTTCCTCCCCTAACCGGATCTTCTCCATGTACGGAGCAAAGAAATAGCCCCAGAAGTTTGCTCCATCACTCAGATTTCTAAACCACCCGCCATTCTCTCCATCCGT is drawn from Methylacidiphilum infernorum V4 and contains these coding sequences:
- a CDS encoding FIST signal transduction protein, with the translated sequence MNISSSALVKTGLAYGQTPYEVVESLYRQGIRQPEFSICFVSSSLDQKQCVRAIKQSLQGHLWGLSSAGEFNGIQETMTCGGIFLLAVEPLGDVLLSNVAMGKMDDEYPEKSAKEVVDCAFEGLKFNPELLYLGLSGRKPSEMLKATPFSLLIAHSHIGSEEKCLKGVCEFVGRGVRIVGGSGADALYLERVTETYCYAEERAEKNALSVLALASTLKNGVGIANAFQPIAGKGAFVTESSGRVVYSLNNRIAADVYTELTQSAGWQEASKAFNSHPFGIVEPVSGYWHVHSPAAIQKDGSIVFFSEIPQGSGVSLLEANPQSRIESVRIAVQRAIADAGYPRKIAALVFFNCILCHQQSERLQTASAEVKAVKELVGETVPLIGASTYGETGYTLSGTVGHHNQTTTVWVLGDEPITR
- a CDS encoding VanZ family protein — its product is MLSSLPGTTVAQITFNLSDKLLHVVAYTGLGFLFSWASTRTIQGVILTALFGALDENYQRMVPGRECDLYDWFADCLGAAVGSTVYLGLFRFFYSRKKRLPQADGINIKNR
- a CDS encoding VOC family protein — its product is MIAIGSIHHVTLTVNDLDISIRFYTQLLGLQPIERPSFPFKGAWFKVGTQQLHLIEREEKQRTSSLVINPQQQHVAFRVKNIQKALQWLRTNGYKEDHPDPTQRLLVNLESRAGFPQIFLFDPDGHLLEINAEDKGD
- a CDS encoding alpha-amylase family glycosyl hydrolase; translation: MEKERTPIDKKKKKVWIYNIFPRLLGKIENWQNHLDRIIWMGFKVLFINPISPSGASHSLYSILNPKAISPEYGSIEQFKEFLNRCHGEGILVWLDLVANHVAIDSPLVNEHPDWFIWEGDHPKNPGCIDNGQWISWKDLAQFNFSNPHLIDYLKSVIEYWLWIGVDGFRADYAYGVPQEIWKELIAHAHSVNPDVQFFGEALGCPPEEVVKVAKSGFDFMASSIFWWDGQQPWWPEQRALFEKESIKLVGFPESHDTQRCASYEEALLKLQRAYEQSEGILIPAGFEFGFRRKLDVVKTIPQWWYEEMPGRWNLSLKIRQLALG